Proteins from a genomic interval of Aminivibrio sp.:
- the clpP gene encoding ATP-dependent Clp endopeptidase proteolytic subunit ClpP translates to MLIPYVVEQTGRGERTYDIYSRLLKDRIIFLGEGIDEHTGNIVVAQLLFLESEDPEKDIHLYINSPGGYVTSGLAIYDTMQYIKCPVSTICIGQASSMAAVLLAGGAPGKRLALPNARVMIHQPLGGAQGQATEVEIHAREILKLRDRLNDILVQHTGQTKKKIAADTERDFFMSPDEAQKYGIIDKVIHSR, encoded by the coding sequence ATGCTGATACCATATGTGGTCGAGCAGACCGGCCGGGGAGAACGGACCTATGATATTTACAGCCGGCTCCTCAAGGACAGGATTATCTTTCTCGGTGAAGGAATAGACGAACACACGGGAAACATCGTGGTTGCCCAGCTCCTCTTTTTGGAAAGCGAAGATCCGGAAAAGGACATCCACCTGTATATCAACAGTCCCGGAGGATATGTCACCTCGGGGCTGGCAATTTACGATACGATGCAGTACATTAAATGCCCCGTATCCACTATCTGCATAGGCCAGGCATCGAGCATGGCCGCCGTCCTCCTGGCGGGAGGCGCTCCGGGGAAAAGGCTTGCTCTCCCGAATGCCAGGGTCATGATTCACCAGCCCCTTGGAGGTGCTCAAGGCCAGGCAACGGAAGTCGAAATTCACGCACGGGAAATACTGAAGCTCCGCGACCGCTTGAATGATATACTTGTTCAGCATACCGGGCAGACAAAGAAAAAGATCGCGGCCGACACGGAGAGAGACTTTTTCATGTCTCCCGATGAGGCCCAGAAGTACGGGATCATAGATAAAGTCATCCATTCGAGGTAG